A genomic window from Hyla sarda isolate aHylSar1 unplaced genomic scaffold, aHylSar1.hap1 scaffold_199, whole genome shotgun sequence includes:
- the LOC130317329 gene encoding zinc finger protein OZF-like — protein sequence MSPTTERILELSLEIIYLLTGEECVVVKKISGELLTLASLYKSGGWSRARGPITEPPPPSLIPERNNEQKILELNHKMMELLTGEVPIRCQDVTVYFSMEEWEYVEGHKNLYQDMVMMEDHRPRTSPLDGSGKRNPPERCPASLDSQDCPGGDDNVLQDDQDENLLKNKTEEVKEKEMDVRRDQACKEEDIPTDISPDGHSKDLTQSLLPTTDLEGDQNNIPRAYPGENQLQCSGCGKLFQPELDQKTHTGETQLQCLECRKCSKQKKGPNQRQQTHTGKKPFSCSECGKCFSHKSNLVQHQRIHTGDKPFSCSQCGKSFTHKAYLVRHQRSHTRERPLICLQCGKHFTQRSELIIHQRIHTGEKRFTCSECGKSFIKKLALEQHQRIHTGEKLVSCSECGKCFITKSRLNEHEKIHTGEKPFSCSECGRCFLYKSKLKNHQKIHIGDKPFPCLECGKRFFRNSDLTVHHRIHTGERPFSCSECGKSFILKSRLNTHQRIHTGEKPFSCTKCGKCFTHQSGLIMHKKVHTKN from the exons GAATGTGTGGTAGTAAAGAAAATTTCTGGTGAACTTCTCACACTTGCTAGTTTATACAagtcaggaggatggagcaggGCCCGAGGCCCCATCACGGAGCCTCCACCTCCCTCACTAATACCTGAAAGGAACAAtgagcagaagatcctagaactcaaccacaagatgatggagctgctgactggagag gttcctataaggtgtcaggatgtcactgtctatttctccatggaggagtgggagtatgtagaaggacacaagaaTCTGTACCAGGACATGGTCATGATGGAGGACCACCGGCcacgaacatcaccactgg ATGGATCCGGGAAGAGGAACCCACCAGAGAGATGTCCTGCTTCTCTggattcccaggactgtccagggggagatgacaatgtcctacaggatgatcag GATGAAAATCTCCTCAAGAACAAAACTGAAGAAGTTAAAGAAAAAGAAATGGATGTGAGGAGGGATCAGGCGTGTAAGGAAGAGGACATTCCTACTGATATTAGTCCAG ATGGTCACAGCAAAGACTTGACACAGAGCCTCCTTCCAACCACAGACCTTGAAGGAGACCAGAATAATATCCCACGTGCATATCCTGGAGAAAATCAGCTTCAATGTTCCGGATGTGGGAAATTGTTTCAACCTGAATTAGATCAGAAAACCCACACAGGAGAGACCCAGCTTCAATGTTTAGAATGTCGGAAATGTTCTAAGCAGAAGAAAGGTCCGAATCAACGTCAGCAAACTCACACAGGGAAGAAGcctttttcatgttcagaatgtgggaaatgttttagccATAAATCAAACCTAGTacaacatcagagaattcacacaggagacaaGCCTTTTTCATGTTCTCAATGTGGAAAATCTTTTACCCACAAAGCTTATCTTGTCAGACATCAGAGAAGTCACACGAGAGAGAGGCCATTAATATGTTTGCAATGTGGGAAACATTTTACTCAGAGGTCAGAACTTATTATCCATCAAAGaatccacacaggggagaaacgaTTTACATGCtctgaatgtgggaaatcttTCATCAAGAAACTAGCGCTAGAACAACATCAGAGaatccacacaggggagaagttggtttcatgttcagaatgtgggaaatgtttcatcACTAAATCAAGGCTAAACGAGCATGAAAAAATTcatacaggagaaaagccattttcatgttcggaatgtgggagatgttttttatataaatcaaagCTAAAAAATCATCAGAAAATCCATATAGGAGACAAGCCTTTTCCATGTCTGGAATGTGGGAAGCGTTTTTTTCGTAACTCAGATCTTACTGTTCATCATAGAATCCACACAGGGGAGcgaccattttcatgttcagaatgtggaaaatcttTTATCCTAAAATCACGTCTAAAtacacatcagagaattcacacaggagagaagccattttcatgtacaaaatgtgggaaatgttttacccacCAATCAGGTCTTATTATGCATAAAAAAGTTCACACAAAAAATTAG